A single window of Paenibacillus sp. FSL H8-0537 DNA harbors:
- a CDS encoding MDR family MFS transporter — MNKRLQEASGIKRGPMLTALLIGAFVAFLNENLLANALPGLMREFNVAASTIQWLSTGYLLVIGVLVPVTALLQQWFTTRQMFMTAMALFLAGTCLCAVSPGFEILLMGRIIQACGTGLLVPLMMNTILALYPPERRGSAMGLMGLVIMVAPVIGPALSGLIIDTFHWRWLFYMVIPVALFSIIYASFYLKNVTELTRPRVDFLSIVMSTVGFGCVTYGFSQTNVWSESEGYGLLTLGSLFLLLLVWRQLRIKEPLLDLSVFRHPTFSLVAVLVVILMMVLFATTTLLPIYLQDVMQLTAFATGLLLMPGCILNGMMMPVSGKLFDKFGPRFVILPGLFLIAISLWLFADMDSDATRGTVMFNHILLFLGISFVVMPAQTAGLNQLPRHLVPHGTTIYNTLQQIAGGIGIALFIGIMSSGANRYLHHSLDPTAMQEKTQSMVAGVQTVFWIEFILVVLVLALSWFIRKLPDHKTA; from the coding sequence ATGAACAAACGGCTACAAGAGGCAAGCGGAATAAAAAGAGGGCCCATGTTAACCGCGCTGCTCATCGGTGCATTTGTTGCGTTTCTTAACGAAAATTTGCTGGCCAACGCGCTTCCCGGATTGATGCGGGAATTCAACGTTGCCGCCTCCACTATACAGTGGCTGTCAACAGGCTACTTGCTTGTTATTGGCGTACTGGTGCCAGTGACCGCATTACTGCAGCAATGGTTCACCACTCGCCAGATGTTTATGACTGCGATGGCGTTATTTTTGGCCGGCACCTGCTTGTGTGCAGTATCCCCAGGATTCGAAATTTTGCTGATGGGCAGGATTATTCAGGCTTGCGGGACAGGATTGCTGGTTCCACTCATGATGAATACGATTCTTGCCCTTTATCCTCCAGAACGGCGGGGCTCCGCCATGGGTCTCATGGGGCTCGTCATTATGGTCGCCCCTGTCATTGGGCCGGCTTTGTCGGGACTGATCATCGATACCTTTCACTGGCGATGGCTGTTCTACATGGTCATTCCAGTCGCCCTGTTTTCAATTATTTATGCAAGCTTTTACTTGAAAAATGTTACCGAGCTGACTAGGCCAAGGGTCGATTTTTTATCCATTGTGATGTCAACCGTCGGTTTCGGCTGCGTCACCTACGGCTTCAGCCAAACCAATGTCTGGTCTGAGTCTGAGGGTTACGGCTTGCTTACCCTAGGAAGCCTCTTTTTGCTCTTGCTTGTATGGCGGCAGCTCCGGATTAAAGAGCCGTTGCTCGATCTTTCCGTATTCCGGCATCCCACTTTTTCTTTGGTTGCGGTATTGGTTGTGATTCTGATGATGGTTCTATTTGCAACAACGACATTGCTGCCGATCTATTTGCAGGATGTGATGCAGTTGACAGCCTTCGCAACAGGCTTGCTACTGATGCCGGGTTGTATTTTGAACGGCATGATGATGCCAGTGTCCGGGAAATTATTCGATAAATTCGGACCGCGATTTGTCATCTTGCCCGGACTATTTTTGATCGCCATATCATTGTGGCTGTTTGCCGACATGGACAGTGATGCAACGCGAGGCACCGTTATGTTCAATCATATCCTCTTATTCTTAGGCATATCTTTTGTCGTCATGCCGGCTCAGACCGCAGGATTAAATCAGCTTCCGCGTCACCTGGTCCCCCATGGCACAACCATATACAATACGCTCCAGCAAATTGCAGGCGGTATTGGCATCGCATTATTTATCGGCATCATGTCGTCTGGGGCCAATCGTTATCTCCACCATTCTCTCGATCCCACTGCGATGCAGGAAAAGACACAAAGCATGGTTGCCGGTGTGCAGACGGTTTTTTGGATCGAATTTATTCTCGTCGTACTTGTTTTGGCACTGAGCTGGTTTATAAGAAAGCTGCCTGATCATAAAACAGCTTAA